ctcataTCCTGCTCATCGTGCCActtcttttccatctcttcatccttcaGGATGAAAAGTCTAACGGGAAACGTGTGAGGCCCTCCCAACATGGTGCAATCGCATAGCTTCTGCATCTTATCTCGCATCTGGATTGTCGCGGCCTGGGCTGGTGCTTCCGTCGCACCGGCCGAATCCTTTACCGGTTTGGCTGCCTTGGTGAAGTAAAGCTCGAACATTTCCCCGCGAACCCATGTTTTTCTGGAGTTCACCAGTGAATAGTACAACACCGCTGAATCCTTGACACTCAATGGGTGCGTTAGCGTTGAGCTATATTCTGGCACTCCTAAGCTACTCGGAACACCACCAACCATCTCAAAGGGTCGACTATTTCCCACCGGCCCATGTGAATGTTCTAAATACCCATCAGACCCAGATATCTCGCCATTCTCACTATCAGTCGAATTCCGCTTTCTCCTCTTGATCCTCCGACCAAATGCTTTTGGCGAGCTAGACTTCGGCTCTGTCTCTCCCTCATCTTCTGCCTTAATCCTCGAACGAAGTACAGCGGGCATTCAGTTTCTCAACTCTACCAACCACTCCCCAGATATCTCAAGTAGTGTTGAAGTTCGCTTCTGAAGCATCTAATGTTGCCAAGACCTCCAGCAAGCTGCCTTTCGATACACGTGACGCCTCTATACGCTTAACCAACGCCTGAAATCTCTGATGGACGCCACTTCAGTGGATTCAGTACCTGATTAGAGCTGGAATTCGTTCGCCTCGCTTCAATCGAGGTCTTTCTGTTGGTTTGGCCATCTCTTTAAGGTATTTCATCGTTTCCGAGATGACGTACAAGCTACATGGAAATTCAAGCGTCCCATCGAGTAATCTAAtttctgaagaaagctgaCTATTGGAAGGGTGTAGGCCATCGTGGCGGGTCGTAGACAGGTTCTATTGGTCGAATTGACATGACGGTTGCTTCGAGCTCTTTGGGTGTGGCTAAGAGACGTGATGAGGACTTTGACAGATACCCAGTGGGCAAAAAATTGAGATTTAATAGTGTCAGATACGAGGATTTCAAACCTGGAGCTTTAATCAAGATGAGATTGGTGAATTTTGTCACTTATAAGTTGACGGAATTCGATCTCTCGCCCTCTTTGAACATGATCATAGGTCCAAATGGATCGGGAAAGTCGACTTTTGTATGTGCAGTATGCCTTGGGTTGGCAGGCAAGACGGAGCTCCTTGGCAGAAGTAAAAAGGTTACGgatttcatcaaaaatgGGGAAGATAGCGGGCTTATCGAAATCACTCTGAAGAACTCTGGGAAATTGCAGGACATTCCGCATGTAAATGCTGAGGACCAGATAATAAAGATCACTCGGCGGATAACGAGGCTTAAGACGAGGACTGAATACTTTATTAATGATCGAGAAGTTACAGAGCATGTGGTCAGAGCACTTGTCGCCGGATTGAACATTCAGTTGGATAACCTGTGTCAATTCCTATCGCAGGAGCGTGTTGCCAGCTTCGCGGGACTGAAATCTGACAAGTTGTTGGTGGAGACGCTCCGATCTATTGATCTGGGTTTATGTGAGATGCTAGCAAGCCTCAAGACTCATCAATCAGAGGAGAACGACTTTCAGAAGCAGTTGAACtcaaagcagaaaaggcttgatgagctgctcaagAAACGCAACGAGCTACAAGGATCTGTGGAGCAGCTACGACACTACCaggagaagaggaaaagaataGATATCCACAGGAAACTGATACCCTATGTGCGTATCAAAGCTGTCGCAGCGGAACGGCGGCTTCGGAGAGCGGAGTTAAATCAAGCTGTGAGGAACCTAAAggagttcttgaaggagaaatcACCGTTAGTCGAATTAGACAGTcagatcaaggaaaaggtGGCCTCTGCTGCCGAGGAGCTGAAGACTACAGAGGAGCTATTCGAAAAGTTGAAGGCAGCCTGCACAGAAAGGGCAGAAAAACTGTGTGATATCAGAAGTCGgattggaagaaagaagtTGAACGCCGAATCATGccagaagagaagaagccgaTTACGGGCTGAGATAGCCCACAAAAGGCAGGAACTGGATCAAGAGCGGGCTGCGTTGAGAACCGGACAGATGCCCGACCCTGCGCTCTTCTCGCAGCTTGAAGCCCGGCAAAATGATCTGATCCGGCACGAAAGTGAAATCAAAAGGGCGATAAGAGAAGCAGAGTCGAATATAACAAACAAAAATTACGAGATAAGTGATCTAAAGAGAAGGATCATAACAAAGGAAGCCTTGCTGAGTAAAGATGATAGAATCGGAGTCCTGGATAACCTTGCATCGACCGATAGGGCCGGTGGTAATATATTTAGGACTGTTAAGGATGCTGTGGGATACGTAAGGGACAGGCCTGAGATGCGCCTATCCGTGCTTGAACCTCCAGTAATTGCGGTGTCAGTAAGCAGCCCGAAGTATGCAGCGTATTTGGCGCAATGCGTGGACTTTAATACCAGAATAGCCTTCACTCTAGTGGGTTCCGAGGCATATGACCGATTTGCCAATGAGCTCTTGGATAACTTCAGAGTTAATACAAGGGAATTAAGTGCCGCAGAAATGAAGCCCCCTTTACCAAGAGAACAACTGAAGCGACTGGGTTTTGATTTCTATCTGTCCGATATTGTTACTGGTGATGCCCGAGTCATCAAAATGCTGTGCCAGAACTGTAATATTCACTCGATACCCATTTCTCTACGCGAGTTGGCCCCACAGCAGATAACGAAATTAATGGAACCAAGAAGCAATGGCAAATTACTTTTCACAAAATTCATTCATGGTTATAAGGTGGTAGACATGGGAATAGGTGCGTATAGTCGTCAGGTATGGACAAAAGATTACGAATGTGCCAAGAAAACCGACTTCTTTCAGATTTCAGTTATGTCAGATGAAAAGAAATCGAGCATCAGAGCTGAAATTTCGCAAGTACAAGCTAAAATCGACGATATCTCAAAGAGTATTGAAGATTTAGAGAGCGCAAAGAAGGAGTCGAGAAACAATTTATCTAAGAGCTCTAAAGAAAATGAGCGAATTTCCAGAGAACTCCAGGAGCTAAATGACATTCGCAAGAAATGGTCTTTAGCTGGTGCGACAATTCAACGTTTGACATCGGAAATTGAAAAGTTAACTGATGAGATCGAAAGGGGTCTACCTTCGCAAATCAAGCAGATTGATGACGAAATCTCCACGATAAAAACATCACAAACTACTGTCCTGAGAGAGTTGGCTGCGACCATCAAAAGACTCAAAGAGTGCCAAAAGGAGCTCGCTCTCTCTAACGTGAGAAACTTTGAGGCCAAGAATCTGGATATCTCCATGAGCGACGTTATTCAGTCTATCaatcgaaaagaagaggaattgAATAACGAATGCAATAGCAGAAAAAAAAGGCTTGAAGAGGCAAAGAATGTCAATGTTCAAGAGCTTAAAAAGGAGATTAAGTCTTACACCGAGGAAACGCAGCAACAACTGCATGCCTATGTTGAGAAATATGACAATGAAGGAACATTTAATTTAGAGCACATAGAAGGGATAATCGACAAACTAGAGTCCGAAGTCGCAACGTTGAATAATGACGAATCTGCCATCAGTATTCTTGATGGAGTTGAGAAAGAAGTAAGGGACCTGGAAAAAGATTTACCCCAGATTGCGAGTAAATTGAAAGAGGTACAGGGCCTCATAAGGGAAAAGCGGAAGGAGTTCGAGCCAAAAGTGGATGACCTCGTTAAGAAGATATCAGATAAATTCTCTGAGCTTTTCAAACAGATTGGGAGTAAAGGTTATGTTGGCTTGAGCAAGCCTACCTCGTTCGCAGAATGGAAGATTGAAATAAAAGTGGCATTCAGAGACAGTGCAGAACTGACGAGGCTAGATGCACAAAAGCAATCTGGTGGAGAACGAGCTGTGTCAACGGTACTGTACATGATAGCGCTGCAGCCTTTCACTACAGCGCCTTTCAGAGTTGTGGATGAAATAAACCAAGGTATGGATGCTCGTAACGAAAGAATTGTTCACAAATTCATGGTCACAAATGCATGCGTCGACAACACTTCGCAATACTTTCTTATCACTCCCAAGCTTTTGACAGATCTATACTACGATGAGAGGATGATGATTCACACCGTGATGGCAGGGCCATGGGTTCCAAACCCCAGTGAACGCCCAGAAATGGCCTGTTTGGGCAAAACATCGAAGTACATTATTTAAATAGCCTTTCAGCGATTATTTAATACCGATAATAAGCCCTTCTGGTTGCCTTGCCTTTCTGTAATAAGTCTTCAACAGCACCGATGAAGACACATTTAAGAGCTCTTTATAAGCTAAACAATTCTATCAAAGTTTGAACGTAAAGGCAGGTACAAGGTGACCGGTGGGCTGATGAGGGCAATAGCAAGCAGGCTATACAGTGGTTTAAGAAAGAAGGAACCGGGCGATCTATTCTCTAGTAGGTCCATactctcgaagaagccTGTGAAGGATGTCCATCCCAAAGCACCGGTTCGTACCAGGTTTGCACCTTCTCCTACAGGATTACTGCATATCGGTTCATTGAGGACTGCTCTGTACAACTACTTACTGGCCAGGAACACTGGGGGACAGTTTTTACTGAGACTGGAAGATACGGATCAGAAGAGGTTAGTACCAGGAGCAGAACAGAACATCTACGACAGTCTCAAGTGGTGTGGAATCGATTATGATGAGGGTCCAAATGTCAATGATATGAAGTGCGGGCCTTTCAGGCAGAGTGAGAGAACCTCGATCTATCAGAAGTATGTCGATGGGCTGCTCGAGTCAGGCCATGCCTACCGTTGCTTTTGCTCAAAAGAGAGGTTAGATGGGCTCAGAGAATCCGCAAAACGATTGAAACCACCAACAACGACAAGTTATGATCGAGCGTGTGCTGACTTAAGCCAGAAAGAGATAGATGATAATCTGGCCAAGCGAACTCCTTTCACAATCAGAATGAGGGCTCCCGATCGATATCCCCCTTTCAAAGATCTTCTACATGGTGTTGTTGATATACAGCCGCAGGTTAATATTAATGATCGCAGATATGACGACCCTATTTTAGTCAAATCTGACAACCTACCCACTTATCATTTTGCTAATGTTATTGATGATCATTTAATGAAGATCACCCACGTAATTCGGGGTGAGGAATGGCTTCCATCTACCCAAAAGCATATTGCTCTCTATCAGGCCTTTGGATGGGAACCGCCATCGTTCATCCACATCCCATTATTGACCAGTGCAAACGAcaagaaattgagcaaGCGGAAGGGCGACGCCTCTGTGTTAAACATGAAGGAAAACGGTATTTTGCCAGAAGCTCTAGTGAACTTTTGTGTACTATTTGGCTGGTCACCGCCAAGGAAGCTTGCCACTGCGAATCACGAATGTTTTACATTAAAAGAGTTCGAACGGATTTTTAATCTGAACTACCTAACGAAAGGCAACGCTAAAGTTGATGATAAGAAGCTGTGGTTTTTCAATAAACATTACCTACAGAGCCGATTAGCGGATCCCTCGCAGTTTGAAATAATCGCACAAGAAGTTTGCAGCAACATAAGGCCTGTATTCGGAGATGCGGTAACATTAGATAAAATCAAAGTGATTCTAAAGAAATGCGGAACAGCTCTCACAACGTTAAATGAGTTCAAAGATACGTTTTCCTACTTTTTCCAGAGGCCAACATACACAAATTCGAAGGCAGCTAGTGAATTTCTAGAAACACACAACAAGGAAGACACTTTGAGGGTCTTGGAGCACTTCCAAGACGCCATTAGTCAATCAAAcattgaagagctcatTAGAGAACTAGCCTCTCAGGCCTCGATAtccaagaaagccatcTTCGAGTCATTGAGATTCGCGCTGGCGGAATCACATCCTGGAACGAAGATACCAGTACTCATCGAACTCCTGGGCCCTGAAGAAGCGAATGTCAGGATCTCCCGAGCCATTGGCCGGATCCAAGCACCAACTAGTAGGCTATAGACTTGTAAATATGGTTATCACGTGAATGTCTTGAACTTAGAAGAAGATTCCAGATATAATAGACAACCCAAAGGATAAAGGTTAGCTATAAGGACCATCGGAGTCGCTTGTAAGAAACCAAAAATCTCAGAATTTATTTCTAGAGACGTTGCGAGATGtttgctgcaattgcaTCGGGGAATCCGCTACAATTATCCACAGAGGTGCCCAATTCAAATGGATTACAACATACAATAGTACTGTCGTCAACGAAACCGAAGTCATATTCCCATATTACCTTATTCATTTTACCAAATGTGACATTTCCAGATAATTTCATTGCGACGGTTTACTTCAAGCTAAGTCCAAACGAAGATTTTAAGATCTTTGGGTATCTAGGGAATGAGAAACCAAGTGCTATCTTCAAGGTGAAGCTGCCAAGTGCGGCTTCATTAGGGCAGCCTCCATCCGGTTATGGCGACGGCTTGGGCGAGATAGACATGGATGACAACATTGGTGGTATGGGAGACAGTAGCAATCATAATATATCAGAACTGATTATTGGCATATCAATAGAACCTAGGGATCAAGgaatgatgaaaataaACGAATGGAAGGCTGAGCAACAGGCTTCGAAGAGTAGCAGTTCATCGCTTGTACTGTCTCGTCCAGGGATGCAGGGCAATGTTCTCACTGTTGGCCAGCTGGCGACAGCATATCCCAAGCTCACACAGGAACTGGCGGCCAAGATAGTGCAACATGCATATAACTACCTCTCTGGATTCCTGGATGCTGCTGGGAACGTTTCAATCAAGAGATTCGATACGTGGTGGGATAAATTCAAGACCAGGCTGGCGAACGACGGGACTTTTCTAGATGAGGTAACCAGTAGTTGATATTTAATTCGTATACAAGAAAACCGTCACAGCTCATCGTTCCAATTCTTTATCTTGTGTGCCATAGGGTTTCCGAATACCAGGTGTCTGCTCTCTATCATTTTCTTGTCGAACGAATCCTGCTCCAAgtctctttctttgatgcCACTAtcaagctgcttcttcctttcATCGACTTGCCTTGACAGCCAACTGAGAAACGACGCTTCGATTTTAACATCACTGAAATCCTGTTTTATGGCGTATAAACTATCGAAGAATTTGCGGGTATGCAATTCGTCAATTTCGTCATCCTGAATCAATTCTTGGATATTGTTTGCCCACATTTGTGCGAATGGCACAGGATCTGTTAGGCCTCTTTTCCGCAATTCACTATCATCGCTACCAGGAACTGTGAAAAGCTTGGAGATCAGCTCAAGTACTTCAATTCTGATCTGCTTGTCAGGAATTTGCCAGGCCTTATCCAAGGCGTCTAATTCAAATTGGGTAAACTCATAGGACTCGGTCGTTAGCTCATCCAACAGGGACAAATACCTCTTCAGTAATTTGATATGTGGATCTGAACGGTTTTCATTCGTGATAAGCGTACCAATCCTTTGATATACTTGATCAATGAAATCAGGATACCATTTGTTGATGTATTCTACAACCCTAGGGTTGTTTCTTGTGCAACTAGTGATCATTATAGTACTGATATCTCTTAGTGCCAAGGGCATTTGTTCATCACAGCTTAtccttttcagcaaatcGAATTCATGGGCGACAATATCGTAGCCATGCTTGTAATCATGAGCAAACTCCATCAAGTCCTCTAGCTTTGCACTGACACTTTCCAAATTCGACTCAGGATCGGAGTCAATCAGCTTTCTAATTACGTCGAAATCTTGCGTAAACTCATGCATACTGGTCTCAGGAATGGAATCGCTCTCTGGAATGGCCACTGGGATGTTTGGAATGGCGTTGTGCTCATCATCACATAATTTTGCTTCCCTCACTCCGGTTTCGAGATTCATCCTCACGTCCAAACCACCAGGTAGATGTTGTCCAGGCTTTATCTCTTGCCAAAGACTGCTTGCCTCGAACACTTTCGGGTAGCATTCAAACTCGTTACATATTTGGCTATCACCAATGTGAAGTTGTGTCGATTCCTTGTCGTCTTGATGCTTCGACAACGTCGTGGTAGACAGGGCTAGACCAGCTAGAAGACCAATTAACAGCGATGATCTGAGTCTCGCCATTGTCTCCTTAACCTGGTATTAGAAATCTATCGGTTTCCAGAGACTTTACCTCTTAAATACCACTCAAAGGACAGCGTGTATGTTGCACAACAAGATAAAGGCAAAAAGTTGAGCACTACGTGTGCTAAAATGATATATAATTCGGTCATCTATAAACTAGAATAATCTATTGACTTGAAGCAGCAAGGGCTTTCTTGACGTCGTCTAGCAAATCGTCAGAGTCTTCGATACCGATAGATAATCTGATTAGATCGTCAAAAACTCCGCTTGCTTCTCTTTGCTCCTTTGGAATGCCACCGTGGGTCATCACAGCTGGCACTTCGAGCAAGGATTCGATGCCACCGAGCGACTCAGCGAGGGTGAACAACCTGGTAGAGGTGGTGAACTTAGCCGCAGCGTCAGCACCGCCTTTGATTCTGAACGAGATCATACCGCCACCTAGACCATCGCGGTGTTGCTTCTTCACAACGTCTCTGTTTGGGTGGCTGTCCAAACCTGGATAATTAACGGCGATGACTCTGTCGTCCTGAGCCAAGAACTCAGCAATCTTGGTGGCACTCAATGCGGCTTGTCTGACACGCAGATGCAAGGTCTTCAAACCTCTGTGGGTCAACCAGGAATCGAATGGGGATGGGATGGCACCGATAGCGTTCTGCAAGAACTGCAACCTCTCGTAAATGGCTTTGTCATTGGTAGCCAAGACACCTAGAACCACGTCAGAGTGACCGTTGATGTATTTGGTGGCAGAATGGACTACAATATCGACGCCGAAGTTCAATGGGTTGGAAAGGTATGGCGATAAGAACGTGTTGTCGACGACAACCAAGATctccttgttgatcttcttgacGATGTCCACCACAAGGGCGATGTCCGTGACCTTCAAAGTTGGGTTTGTGGGAGATTCGATCCAAACCAGCTTGGTGTTGTCCTTAACCAAGTTTGGCAAGTCCTTGATCAAGTCGTTGGTGAAGCTGGTCTCCACACCGTGAGCGTTAGCCACCTTGGTGAAATATCTATGGGTACCACCGTAGACGTCTCCGATGGAAACAGCGTGAGAGCCCTGTGGCAAGGATTGCAAGATGACAGCGGTAGTAGCAGAACCAGATGAGAATGCCAACCCGTACTTACCGTTCTCCAAGGAAGCGATAGCGTCCTCCAGGTTCTTTCTGTTTGGGTTTTGCGATCTCGAGTATTCATATTCACCTAGAGGAGCAGCAGGCGACGATTGTTTGAAAGTTGTAGACAACGAGATTGGCTCGATGACAGATCCGTGGATGTCGATGTGGGCACCAGCGTGGATCGCCTTAGTGGCGAATTTATCAGTGTCTTTCAATCCCATTCTGTCCCAATTCTCGAGCAATTGACGATTGGCCTTCGACACAGACAGCACAAACAGTACAACTCATCCAATCTCCTTATGTATTTTTATACCGTTGCACCTTGTCCAGACAGCGACTTCCAGGTGTGGCATACAAGCACCAGCATGGACTCGCCAGCCAACAATCCCACGTGAAGCTGCACCACGCTTACTTATTATTAAGAGTACATAGTATGAAGTGGGAAATGATTACTAAACAACCTAGTTCATGGCTCCTTAGTCAAATAGGCCGAAACCCATGTCGTCGTCGgattcttccttctcttcctcggcAGCCTCTTCAGCAGCACCCTCGGCAGCGGATCCGGATGCAGCAGCACCggcaccagcagctggacCAGCAGTTGGGACAGCAGCCAATTTCTCGTTACCTTCAGCGATCAATTCATCGACGTTCTTACCTTCCAAGGAGGACAAAAGGGTGGAGATcttgtcttcttcgatttcgatGCCAACAGACTCCAAGACGGCCTTGACGTTGTCAGAGTTTGGGGTGGAACCAGCAGCGTTCAACAATAGGTAAGCAGCCAAGTATTTCATCTTTATTCGACTGTTGTGAATGTAGCGAACAGTGCCCACCGTACAAGAACTATTAGAGCTTAAATTGCAGTTAGAGTGGGACTCTTGCTGGAGTATCGGTGGCTATCCAGATGGATTCTCGCTGGAAGCTTAGAGCTGATATCGTGAATGACGGCAGACCCACAGAAAGCCCCGTAGAAACTCGGCTTTGGTGCATGGGTTAAGAACAGACAGTCTTCTGATGAATGGGTTTTTTTCAAGCATGAAAAGCTCCATttttttgaaattttttttgCGTCGCTTGGGTCAGTGGCTCCAGCACGCTGGAGCAGAGCGCTACCACGGGCAGATGAAGTTCCAGACGGAGACCGGTCAGGAGGCTTCCCGGCCGGCGGTCCTGGTTCCAGCCTGTGAGAGCTCGGGAAGAGATCGTTGGGCGGAGCGCAGTAAGACAGTCTCTTAGTAGCTAGGCTGGACAGTGTCTCGCATCGCCTGCAGACTATGGAATCACCATTCAACGCAAGGTATAGGTAATAGGTCTTTAACGAGTAGATAGGTAGGTTGCGCTGCATAGTGATCTGGATCGAATAGTGTAAGAGGAATAAGCCAAAGCATCATGTCCACTGCTccagcaaagaagagaacttTCAAGACTTACTCTTACAGAGGTGTCGATTTGGAACAACTGTTGGGTATGTCCAATGAGGAATTCGTCAAGTTGGCCCCAGCAagaatcagaagaagatttgCTCGTGGTTTGGGTCACAAGCCAGCTGGtttcatgaagaaattgagaGCCGCTAAGTTGGCTGCTCCAGAGAACGAAAAGCCAGCTGTTGTCAGAACCCACATGAGAAACATGATTATCTTCCCAGAAATGATCGGTTCCGTGGTTGGTGTCTACAACGGTAAGGCGTTCAACCAGGTTGAAATCAGACCTGAAATGGTTGGCCACTACTTGGGTGAATTTTCGATCACCTACACTCCAGTCAGACACGGTAGAGCTGGTGCCACCACTTCCCGTTTCATGCCATTGAAATAAGTTTAATCCATTTTTACAGATATGTGTAGTAGTAATACAGTGTCTTCATCGTTGCGCTAGCGTGATTCAAAGGAGCCTATTTAAGAACTATGAAAGATTAAGGTCTTGTAGGTCGTCGAATATCTCGGAGTCTCTGAGACCGTTCAGGTTGGGAGCGCCTGGGAAAGCGTTGAAATACTTTTTCAGCCCTTCTAGATCACTTAGTTCGTTATTGAGTCTCATTCTGTTCACGATCACCTCTAACTTGTCAACCGCGTTGGATCGGTAGCGGAAAGTTATATTCTCGCACTCCAGGTCCTCGCTCAGCGATTCGCCGGGGTATCTCTGTTGGGCCGCCCCGGCATACCCCGTGATGCAGCTCAGAGTCTTTCCAGCGATCTTTATGGGGACGTGATAGCTTACCTCCGGTACGCAGTTATCCATGTCGCGCCTTTCTTTGTTTATGTCGTACCATTTCTGGGTGGTTTCTGTCAGTAGATGATTCCTGATATCGCTAACCTGGCGGTAAAAATCCTGGTGAATGAACGTCCTAGTCGCGCGCGTCTCTTTGTCAATGCAATTCAGTTCGTACTTCTGCCGCTGGTAGGCCCTTCTGAGCTTGTACTCACGTATAGATGCAATTTTTTGGTAATACGTCTGTAGCTCCGGATGGGAGCCCTCCAGACACATCTGCAGCTCTGTCTGTAGTCTCAGCAGCTTGTTCTCGTACAGCTGTTGGCGCAGCTCTGCAAATTTGTACTCGATCTCTGTGATCTCCGCCAGAGCATCcattcttttcttctccattTCGATCGGCGGCGGCATAGAAGACAACGTGCCGTCTCCTTTGGCGGATTCGCTGTCATCCGCAAGAGGTTTCTCTACATCCTTCTCCTCCGCCATCTGATCCTCTTCGacctcctcttcctcctcctcctcctcttcctcctcgtctCCCTCGACTTTTGCCGATACATTGTCCTCCATTTTTACAGACTGCGTCGGTATCTCAACTGCACTTTTGACCGTTTCTTTGTCTGCCTCAGGATCCAACTCGTCGTTTTCTTCGCCATCACCTTCATCACC
The nucleotide sequence above comes from Torulaspora globosa chromosome 6, complete sequence. Encoded proteins:
- the SMC5 gene encoding DNA repair ATPase SMC5 (ancestral locus Anc_7.101); protein product: MTVASSSLGVAKRRDEDFDRYPVGKKLRFNSVRYEDFKPGALIKMRLVNFVTYKLTEFDLSPSLNMIIGPNGSGKSTFVCAVCLGLAGKTELLGRSKKVTDFIKNGEDSGLIEITLKNSGKLQDIPHVNAEDQIIKITRRITRLKTRTEYFINDREVTEHVVRALVAGLNIQLDNLCQFLSQERVASFAGLKSDKLLVETLRSIDLGLCEMLASLKTHQSEENDFQKQLNSKQKRLDELLKKRNELQGSVEQLRHYQEKRKRIDIHRKLIPYVRIKAVAAERRLRRAELNQAVRNLKEFLKEKSPLVELDSQIKEKVASAAEELKTTEELFEKLKAACTERAEKLCDIRSRIGRKKLNAESCQKRRSRLRAEIAHKRQELDQERAALRTGQMPDPALFSQLEARQNDLIRHESEIKRAIREAESNITNKNYEISDLKRRIITKEALLSKDDRIGVLDNLASTDRAGGNIFRTVKDAVGYVRDRPEMRLSVLEPPVIAVSVSSPKYAAYLAQCVDFNTRIAFTLVGSEAYDRFANELLDNFRVNTRELSAAEMKPPLPREQLKRLGFDFYLSDIVTGDARVIKMLCQNCNIHSIPISLRELAPQQITKLMEPRSNGKLLFTKFIHGYKVVDMGIGAYSRQVWTKDYECAKKTDFFQISVMSDEKKSSIRAEISQVQAKIDDISKSIEDLESAKKESRNNLSKSSKENERISRELQELNDIRKKWSLAGATIQRLTSEIEKLTDEIERGLPSQIKQIDDEISTIKTSQTTVLRELAATIKRLKECQKELALSNVRNFEAKNLDISMSDVIQSINRKEEELNNECNSRKKRLEEAKNVNVQELKKEIKSYTEETQQQLHAYVEKYDNEGTFNLEHIEGIIDKLESEVATLNNDESAISILDGVEKEVRDLEKDLPQIASKLKEVQGLIREKRKEFEPKVDDLVKKISDKFSELFKQIGSKGYVGLSKPTSFAEWKIEIKVAFRDSAELTRLDAQKQSGGERAVSTVLYMIALQPFTTAPFRVVDEINQGMDARNERIVHKFMVTNACVDNTSQYFLITPKLLTDLYYDERMMIHTVMAGPWVPNPSERPEMACLGKTSKYII
- the MSE1 gene encoding glutamate--tRNA ligase MSE1 (ancestral locus Anc_7.100) yields the protein MRAIASRLYSGLRKKEPGDLFSSRSILSKKPVKDVHPKAPVRTRFAPSPTGLLHIGSLRTALYNYLLARNTGGQFLLRLEDTDQKRLVPGAEQNIYDSLKWCGIDYDEGPNVNDMKCGPFRQSERTSIYQKYVDGLLESGHAYRCFCSKERLDGLRESAKRLKPPTTTSYDRACADLSQKEIDDNLAKRTPFTIRMRAPDRYPPFKDLLHGVVDIQPQVNINDRRYDDPILVKSDNLPTYHFANVIDDHLMKITHVIRGEEWLPSTQKHIALYQAFGWEPPSFIHIPLLTSANDKKLSKRKGDASVLNMKENGILPEALVNFCVLFGWSPPRKLATANHECFTLKEFERIFNLNYLTKGNAKVDDKKLWFFNKHYLQSRLADPSQFEIIAQEVCSNIRPVFGDAVTLDKIKVILKKCGTALTTLNEFKDTFSYFFQRPTYTNSKAASEFLETHNKEDTLRVLEHFQDAISQSNIEELIRELASQASISKKAIFESLRFALAESHPGTKIPVLIELLGPEEANVRISRAIGRIQAPTSRL
- the OPI10 gene encoding Opi10p (ancestral locus Anc_7.99), with translation MFAAIASGNPLQLSTEVPNSNGLQHTIVLSSTKPKSYSHITLFILPNVTFPDNFIATVYFKLSPNEDFKIFGYLGNEKPSAIFKVKLPSAASLGQPPSGYGDGLGEIDMDDNIGGMGDSSNHNISELIIGISIEPRDQGMMKINEWKAEQQASKSSSSSLVLSRPGMQGNVLTVGQLATAYPKLTQELAAKIVQHAYNYLSGFLDAAGNVSIKRFDTWWDKFKTRLANDGTFLDEVTSS
- the SIL1 gene encoding Sil1p (ancestral locus Anc_7.98); translation: MARLRSSLLIGLLAGLALSTTTLSKHQDDKESTQLHIGDSQICNEFECYPKVFEASSLWQEIKPGQHLPGGLDVRMNLETGVREAKLCDDEHNAIPNIPVAIPESDSIPETSMHEFTQDFDVIRKLIDSDPESNLESVSAKLEDLMEFAHDYKHGYDIVAHEFDLLKRISCDEQMPLALRDISTIMITSCTRNNPRVVEYINKWYPDFIDQVYQRIGTLITNENRSDPHIKLLKRYLSLLDELTTESYEFTQFELDALDKAWQIPDKQIRIEVLELISKLFTVPGSDDSELRKRGLTDPVPFAQMWANNIQELIQDDEIDELHTRKFFDSLYAIKQDFSDVKIEASFLSWLSRQVDERKKQLDSGIKERDLEQDSFDKKMIESRHLVFGNPMAHKIKNWNDEL
- the CYS3 gene encoding cystathionine gamma-lyase CYS3 (ancestral locus Anc_7.97); this encodes MGLKDTDKFATKAIHAGAHIDIHGSVIEPISLSTTFKQSSPAAPLGEYEYSRSQNPNRKNLEDAIASLENGKYGLAFSSGSATTAVILQSLPQGSHAVSIGDVYGGTHRYFTKVANAHGVETSFTNDLIKDLPNLVKDNTKLVWIESPTNPTLKVTDIALVVDIVKKINKEILVVVDNTFLSPYLSNPLNFGVDIVVHSATKYINGHSDVVLGVLATNDKAIYERLQFLQNAIGAIPSPFDSWLTHRGLKTLHLRVRQAALSATKIAEFLAQDDRVIAVNYPGLDSHPNRDVVKKQHRDGLGGGMISFRIKGGADAAAKFTTSTRLFTLAESLGGIESLLEVPAVMTHGGIPKEQREASGVFDDLIRLSIGIEDSDDLLDDVKKALAASSQ
- the RPP2A gene encoding ribosomal protein P2 alpha (ancestral locus Anc_7.96) — protein: MKYLAAYLLLNAAGSTPNSDNVKAVLESVGIEIEEDKISTLLSSLEGKNVDELIAEGNEKLAAVPTAGPAAGAGAAASGSAAEGAAEEAAEEEKEESDDDMGFGLFD
- the RPS15 gene encoding 40S ribosomal protein uS19 (ancestral locus Anc_7.95), encoding MSTAPAKKRTFKTYSYRGVDLEQLLGMSNEEFVKLAPARIRRRFARGLGHKPAGFMKKLRAAKLAAPENEKPAVVRTHMRNMIIFPEMIGSVVGVYNGKAFNQVEIRPEMVGHYLGEFSITYTPVRHGRAGATTSRFMPLK